In a genomic window of Amphiprion ocellaris isolate individual 3 ecotype Okinawa chromosome 11, ASM2253959v1, whole genome shotgun sequence:
- the LOC129349955 gene encoding uncharacterized protein LOC129349955 yields the protein WSCFHWKSFLFPVQHDSAPSAPSAPSAPSVPSAPSVPSAPSAPSVPSVPSVPSAPSVPSAPSVPSAPSAPSAPSAPSAPSVPSVPSVPSAPSAPSVPSAPSAPSAPSAPSAPSVPSAPSAPSVPSAPSVPSVPSAPSVPSAPSAPSVPSVPSVPSAPSVPSAPSAPSVPSVPSAPSAPSVPSAPSAPSAPSVPSVPSVPSAPSVPSAPSAPSVPSVPSAPSALSAPSVPSAPSAPSVPSAPSAPSVPSAPSSPSVPSVPSVPSVPSAPSVPSAPSVPSAPSVPSVPSAPSVPSAPSVPSAPSVPSVPSAPSVPSVPSAPSAPSVPSAPKCSQCSQCSQCSQCSQCSQCSQCSQCSQCSQCSQCSQCS from the coding sequence TGGAGCTGCTTCCATTGGAAGAGTTTCCTCTTTCCTGTGCAGCAcgactctgctcccagtgctcctagtgctcccagtgctcccagtgttcccagtgctcccagtgttcccagtgctcccagtgctcccagtgttcccagtgttcccagtgttcccagcGCTCCCAGCGTTCCTAGtgctcccagtgttcccagtgctcctagtgctcccagtgctcctagTGCTCCTAGtgctcccagtgttcccagtgttcccagtgttcccagtgctcCTAGtgctcccagtgttcccagtgctcctagtgctcccagtgctcctagTGCTCCTAGtgctcccagtgttcccagtgctcccagtgctcccagtgttcccagtgctcccagtgttcccagtgttcccagcGCTCCCAGCGTTCCCAGCGCTCCCAGCgctcccagtgttcccagtgttcccagtgttcccagtgctcccagtgttcccagtgctcccagtgctcccagtgttcccagtgttcccagtgctcccagtgctcccagtgttcccagtgctcccagtgctcccagtgctcccagtgttcccagtgttcccagtgttcccagcGCTCCCAGCGTTCCCAGCGCTCCCAGCgctcccagtgttcccagtgttcccagcGCTCCCAGCGCTCTCAGCGCTCCCAGCGTTCCCAGTGCTCCCAGCGCTCCCAGCGTTCCCAGCGCTCCCAGCgctcccagtgttcccagtgctcccagttctcccagtgttcccagtgttcccagtgttcccagtgttcccagcGCTCCCAGCGTTCCCAGCGCTCCCAGCGTTCCCAGCGCTCCCAGCGTTCCCAGCGTTCCCAGCgctcccagtgttcccagtgctcccagtgttcccagtgctcccagtgttcccagtgttcccagtgctcccagtgttcccagtgttcccagtgctcccagtgctcccagtgttcccagtgctcccaagtgttcccagtgttcccagtgttcccagtgttcccagtgttcccagtgctcccagtgctcccagtgttcccagtgttcccagtgttcccagtgctcccagtgttcccagtgctcCTAG